A genomic window from Micromonospora ferruginea includes:
- a CDS encoding UDP-N-acetylmuramate dehydrogenase produces MSDVYAEPTTAAGPTDPGTLARYTTLRLGGPAGRLEIAEDAAAIVRTVREAEAREQAVLVLAGGSNVVIGDQGFPGTVVLVRSRGFEVVDSDDLTVTVRVAAGEPWDDLVAATVERGWAGLECLSGIPGSAGATPIQNVGAYGQEVAETIVAVEAYDRTHGEVVRIPAADCGFAYRGSIFKYSDRWVVLSVDFRLTRSPLSGPVRYAELARALGVEVGDRVPLADARATVRRLRAGKGMVLDAADPDTWSVGSFFTNPVLDREAYELLRERAADLGEPPHWPGAGDVVKVSAAWLIDKAGFGKGYAGPEGVAISTKHTLALTNRSGTASTAALVALAREIRDGVHARFGVPLHPEPVLVNCTI; encoded by the coding sequence GTGTCAGACGTCTACGCCGAACCGACGACCGCCGCCGGACCGACCGATCCGGGCACCCTGGCGCGCTACACCACCCTACGCCTCGGCGGCCCCGCCGGCCGGCTCGAGATCGCCGAGGACGCCGCCGCGATCGTCCGCACCGTGCGGGAGGCGGAGGCCCGCGAGCAGGCCGTGCTGGTGCTGGCCGGCGGCAGCAACGTGGTGATCGGCGACCAGGGCTTCCCGGGCACCGTCGTGCTCGTCCGCTCCCGGGGCTTCGAGGTCGTCGACTCCGACGACCTCACCGTCACCGTACGGGTGGCCGCCGGCGAGCCCTGGGACGACCTCGTCGCCGCCACCGTCGAGCGCGGCTGGGCGGGACTGGAGTGCCTCTCCGGCATCCCCGGCTCGGCCGGTGCCACGCCGATCCAGAACGTCGGCGCGTACGGCCAGGAGGTGGCCGAGACGATCGTCGCCGTCGAGGCGTACGACCGCACCCACGGCGAGGTGGTCCGGATCCCGGCGGCGGACTGCGGTTTCGCCTACCGGGGCAGCATCTTCAAGTACAGCGACCGCTGGGTGGTGCTCTCGGTCGACTTCCGGCTCACCCGCTCGCCGCTCTCCGGCCCGGTCCGCTACGCCGAACTGGCCCGCGCGCTCGGCGTCGAGGTCGGCGACCGGGTGCCGCTGGCCGACGCCCGGGCCACCGTGCGCCGGCTGCGCGCCGGCAAGGGCATGGTGCTCGACGCGGCCGACCCGGACACCTGGTCGGTGGGCTCCTTCTTCACCAACCCGGTGCTCGACCGCGAGGCGTACGAGCTGCTCCGGGAGCGCGCCGCCGACCTGGGCGAGCCGCCGCACTGGCCGGGCGCGGGCGACGTGGTGAAGGTCAGCGCGGCCTGGCTGATCGACAAGGCCGGCTTCGGCAAGGGCTACGCCGGCCCGGAGGGCGTGGCCATCTCGACCAAGCACACGCTGGCGCTCACCAACCGGTCCGGCACGGCCAGCACCGCCGCCCTGGTGGCCCTGGCCCGGGAGATCCGCGATGGGGTGCACGCCCGGTTCGGCGTCCCCCTGCACCCCGAGCCGGTCCTGGTCAACTGCACCATCTGA
- a CDS encoding SDR family NAD(P)-dependent oxidoreductase: MTSVAIVTGASSGIGAATARRLAAEGFHVLAAARRTDRLAALVAEIEAAGGAATAVACDVTSDESVAGLAATADTAPGPVTLLVNNAGGARGLDPVETADVGDWQWMYDVNVLGTLRVTKALLPALERSGAGTVVIVSSTAGHVVYEGGGGYTAAKHAQTAIAGTLRLELSGRPIRVIEIDPGMVKTEEFGLVRFDGDADRAAAVYAGVAEPLVADDVADCVAWCATRPHHVNVDQLVVRPLAQAAQHKVHRN; this comes from the coding sequence ATGACCTCAGTCGCCATCGTCACCGGAGCGTCCAGCGGGATCGGCGCGGCCACCGCCCGCCGGCTGGCCGCCGAGGGGTTCCACGTGCTCGCCGCGGCCCGGCGTACCGACCGGTTGGCCGCGCTGGTCGCCGAGATCGAGGCGGCCGGCGGCGCCGCCACCGCGGTCGCCTGCGACGTGACCTCGGACGAGTCGGTCGCCGGCCTGGCCGCCACGGCGGACACCGCGCCCGGCCCGGTCACCCTGCTGGTCAACAACGCCGGCGGCGCCCGCGGCCTGGACCCGGTGGAGACCGCCGACGTCGGCGACTGGCAGTGGATGTACGACGTCAACGTGCTCGGCACGCTGCGGGTCACCAAGGCGCTGCTCCCCGCGCTGGAGCGCTCCGGCGCCGGCACCGTCGTGATCGTCAGCTCGACCGCCGGGCACGTGGTCTACGAGGGCGGCGGCGGCTACACGGCGGCCAAGCACGCGCAGACCGCGATCGCCGGCACGCTCCGGCTGGAGCTGTCCGGCCGGCCGATCCGGGTGATCGAGATCGACCCCGGCATGGTGAAGACCGAGGAGTTCGGGCTGGTCCGCTTCGACGGCGACGCGGACCGGGCCGCCGCCGTCTACGCCGGGGTCGCCGAACCGCTCGTCGCCGACGACGTGGCCGACTGCGTGGCCTGGTGCGCCACCCGCCCGCACCACGTCAACGTCGACCAGCTCGTGGTCCGCCCGCTGGCCCAGGCCGCCCAGCACAAGGTGCACCGGAACTAG
- the mshA gene encoding D-inositol-3-phosphate glycosyltransferase encodes MADVHTGVGRQRGSLPWPRPRRIATLSVHTSPLHQPGTGDAGGMNVYILEVARRLAEADVEVEIFTRATSGDLPPVVEMAPGVTVRHVTAGPLEGLTKEELPGQLCAFTAGVLRAEAARPPGHYDLIHSHYWLSGQVGWLAKERWGVPLVHTAHTLAKVKNARLAVGDRPEPKARVIGEEQVVAEADRLVANTRVEARDLLDRYAADPGRVAVVEPGVDLDRFRPAPGDRESAARAARRRLGLPAHGYVVAFVGRIQPLKAPDVLVRAVAALRERDPVLADELTVVICGGPSGSGLDRPSALIELARSLGVADRVRFLPPQTGEDLPALYRAADLVAVPSHNESFGLVALEAQACGTPVLAAAVGGLVTAVRDGISGVLIDGHDPVDWARALAGLLPERMRRAALAVGAERHARDFSWHRTVSGLLAVYGNAITEHRARLAGRLGDPALACSW; translated from the coding sequence GTGGCGGATGTGCACACCGGTGTCGGTCGTCAGCGAGGTAGCCTGCCGTGGCCCCGGCCACGCCGCATCGCCACCCTGTCGGTGCACACCTCGCCGCTGCACCAGCCCGGCACGGGCGACGCGGGCGGCATGAACGTCTACATCCTGGAGGTCGCCCGGCGGCTCGCCGAGGCCGACGTCGAGGTGGAGATCTTCACCCGGGCCACCTCCGGCGACCTGCCCCCGGTGGTCGAGATGGCGCCCGGGGTCACCGTCCGGCACGTCACCGCCGGTCCGCTGGAGGGGCTGACGAAGGAGGAGCTGCCCGGTCAGCTCTGCGCCTTCACCGCCGGCGTGCTGCGCGCCGAGGCGGCCCGCCCGCCCGGCCACTACGACCTGATCCACTCGCACTACTGGCTCTCCGGGCAGGTCGGCTGGCTGGCCAAGGAGCGCTGGGGGGTGCCGCTGGTGCACACCGCGCACACCCTGGCCAAGGTCAAGAACGCCCGGCTCGCCGTCGGGGACCGGCCGGAGCCGAAGGCCCGGGTGATCGGCGAGGAGCAGGTGGTCGCCGAGGCCGACCGGCTGGTCGCCAACACCCGGGTGGAGGCCCGGGACCTGCTCGACCGGTACGCCGCCGACCCCGGTCGGGTGGCCGTGGTGGAGCCCGGCGTGGACCTGGACCGGTTCCGTCCCGCCCCCGGTGACCGGGAGTCCGCGGCCCGGGCCGCCCGTCGCCGCCTCGGCCTGCCGGCGCACGGCTACGTGGTCGCGTTCGTCGGCCGCATCCAGCCGCTCAAGGCCCCGGACGTGCTGGTCCGCGCGGTCGCCGCGCTGCGGGAGCGGGACCCGGTGCTGGCCGACGAGCTGACCGTGGTGATCTGCGGCGGTCCGAGCGGCAGCGGGCTGGACCGGCCCAGCGCGTTGATCGAGCTGGCCCGCTCGCTCGGCGTGGCCGACCGGGTCCGGTTCCTCCCGCCGCAGACCGGGGAGGACCTGCCCGCCCTCTACCGCGCCGCCGACCTGGTCGCGGTGCCCTCGCACAACGAGTCGTTCGGGTTGGTCGCGCTCGAGGCGCAGGCCTGCGGCACGCCGGTGCTCGCCGCCGCGGTGGGCGGGCTGGTGACCGCCGTACGCGACGGGATCAGCGGGGTGCTCATCGACGGGCACGACCCGGTCGACTGGGCGCGGGCGCTGGCCGGCCTGCTTCCGGAGCGGATGCGCCGGGCGGCGCTGGCCGTCGGGGCCGAGCGGCACGCCCGCGACTTCTCCTGGCACCGTACGGTCTCTGGGCTGCTCGCGGTCTACGGGAACGCGATCACCGAGCACCGGGCCCGGCTGGCCGGCCGGCTCGGCGACCCGGCGCTCGCCTGCTCCTGGTGA
- a CDS encoding YbjN domain-containing protein — protein MSRTSEVAALIEAVCAERELEWESTGEASYAVTLPGTHKLKTICNLIVGEHALRIEAFVMRQPDERREELWAWLLQRNARMYGVSFSIDATGDVYLTGRVNLAGLDADELDRLFGSVLTYADESFDSMLEIGFGTAIRREWEWRVKRGESTANLAAFAHLFEPSAPAGSTAGGSEPA, from the coding sequence ATGAGCCGCACGAGTGAGGTCGCCGCGCTGATCGAGGCCGTCTGCGCGGAGCGCGAGCTGGAGTGGGAGTCCACCGGCGAGGCGTCGTACGCGGTGACCCTGCCGGGCACGCACAAGCTCAAGACGATCTGCAACCTGATCGTCGGCGAGCACGCGTTGCGGATCGAGGCGTTCGTGATGCGCCAGCCCGACGAGCGCCGCGAGGAGCTGTGGGCCTGGCTGCTGCAACGCAACGCCCGGATGTACGGCGTCTCGTTCTCCATCGACGCCACCGGCGACGTCTACCTGACCGGCCGGGTCAACCTGGCCGGGCTCGACGCCGACGAGTTGGACCGCCTGTTCGGCTCCGTGCTGACCTACGCCGACGAGTCGTTCGACAGCATGTTGGAGATCGGCTTCGGCACCGCCATCCGCCGGGAGTGGGAGTGGCGGGTGAAGCGGGGCGAGTCGACCGCCAACCTGGCCGCGTTCGCGCACCTCTTCGAGCCTTCGGCGCCGGCCGGCTCGACCGCCGGAGGTTCGGAGCCCGCCTGA